DNA from Strix aluco isolate bStrAlu1 chromosome 2, bStrAlu1.hap1, whole genome shotgun sequence:
aataactgaagaaaaaggTTTAATATAATTTAGTCACAAAGTAATCATAAGTAACAAAGTTAAGTTccatgtttgttttctgaaatcaCTGATTTTCCACACAGGCTTACAAAATTTACAAACTGCAGTTTGGATGACATTGAcaactgtttttcaaattataGTCCGCTGACCCCTTtggaaggatgagaaaaaaaaatataataggCCAGGGTTACTTTTATATTTGGGCTATTTCTTTAGGGTCTGTGAAGGGTAATTAAGATAGCCTGATCTGATTGCAAGCTTTGTTAAGCATCAGGGTAAGTCTACATCTTTACTGGAAAAGGCAAGTAATCAAAAAAAGAAGTCAGGTGAATTCAGATGTGAACTGTGCAAAAGCAAGGAGATTCACTGAGGGCATCTTACATGAAATTAATGGTCCAAATGAAAACTAAATGGGAATTAAGAAAACCAATCAGTGAACAAGTCCTTACTTTCAATTAGAAATTTAGTAAGATTGTTTACTCACCCTCAAATTTAAATTCTGGAAACTTGGTTAGATCTCCCTCACCATATGCCCGTTGAAGTCTAGCAAGGGATTCATCCAGGTCTTTCTGAAATTCAGCACCTGCATCAACAGGTCCTCCAGTTTGCCTAAAAAACATGAGACGTTCTGATTAACAGTTCAGTTCTGAAATTTCATGTGGAAGTTCTACATTCGCATGGCCATTTATgaattaaaaatccttttgaCAACAACTAAAGcaaaccatttaaaatatttccaaagttgAGATATGACACACCTCAGGGCCTACATACACATAAACAAGGTTCTCAAGGTGAAGTACAGGCTTTCTACTATCATTGATGAAAATCCAAGCTACAGAGGTAGCCTTCTGAGACATAAAACTATGCTGACTATCCAGGCTTTCAGGGCTCTTAGTTTCACTTGTTCTAGGTGCGATTTTCTAACAAAATTGGGATTTGTACCTCTGCTATTTCTGAATTAGTGACCTTGGTTAGTAAAGCTTAATTGTTCTTGCAAAAATAACATGTTTTGAAcactaaacaagaaaaaaaaaaacaagagatgGGGCACCTTATGTTCATGTAGATTCAGACAGGAATTTCTTGGGatacaaatagaaaataattaaaacagtaACTCCTTAGATTACCAATGTTCAGTTGTACCAACACAGGTGTCACTTATGACTGGTAAAGTCACCAAAAATATGCCTCCCTACACAGGCTAGCTTGTAGGTGTGGAAACACACATCTTCCTCCACTAGAACTAAGTTGTTCTTACTTCCTTCCCAAGAATAAATTATGCAGCATTACTACAGTTTTAGTTTCCTGTTAAATAGTTCATTCAAACATTACAAGAATCTAAGATTCCATTTGAATTTAAATCAGCCTCACAGTGCCATTAATTCTCAATTGCTTTTGGAGGCTATTTCCATTCAGGTTCTGGAAACAAGACTGAAGAATAACCATTTTTCTCAGacaaaaaaaaggtgcttttatttttttttttctacttacagAGCACACAGATGGGTAAAAATTAACATACTGGTATGTTCACATAGTGTGCAAAAAACCTTAATTGAGTGCCTAACTCCCCAAGAAGAATAACATCAGCCTTAttgttaaggggaaaaaaatagacattttctaTCAGCTATGCAAGAACAAACCTTCTCACTTGTGACGTTATCAGTAAGCGTTGCAGGAAAACATACCTTAAATGCTTAGAGACCAACCTACAAAGCTAGCATATTTTAGCATTTGTCAAAATCAGAATTCTTCCCTCTTTTGCTATCAGCCTTAAGATAATTTCCTTTACTTACTTGCTCTTTGTGTTGTATTCTCTGATCTTGTCCAAGAAGAGCTTCTGAACTGGATCGAGTTCTTTTGCCTTATTGAAGACAATAGCAGAAAGCCCTATGTTTCTGCGCAAGTGAACGGAAACAGCAGAGCGGAAAATGGAAGAAAGTCGCAGAATCTGATGCAGAATCATGATGACACTAACgttttagctaaaaaaaaaaaaaaaaaaaagtcaaaacggAATCGCAGAATTAGGTAGCTCTTTCAGCAATGTAAATGCgtagaaaagcaaaaaatttaGATCAGGGATGAAccttaaaccagaaaaaatacttaaaacgAGCATGCAGTCCGGGGCCAGAACTCGAGCACCACGACACCCCGCACGCCGCTACCGTTCCGTTCAACCGCGCAGCGCGACCGAGACAACAGGGAAATTCAGGTTTTGATTTGTTTACAAAAAGAAGTAACAATTTCAACCCAGccaaagccagcagcagcaccgGCCCTACTGTTCCCCCCGTCTGTCTCCACCTCACCCGGCCCGGGAACCCCCCGCaggcagcggggccgggaggTGACGTTAGCCCCGCGGCCCGGATGCCCCAAACATAAACCGAGGTAGGAGGAGCCGCCCCCCGGCACCCACCGGCGCCGCGGGAGGAAGGGTACAGGGGCttcccggggccgccccggcccAGCACCGGTCACCTTGGGAGCCGCCGCtaccgccgccaccgccgccagcGCTCCAGgtccgccccgccccccgcgcaaTGCACGCCGGGAAAGCTGCCCCGTCCGCGCGGCCTGGTGGCGCCACAGCGCTAAACCCCGCGGCCGCGCACACGGGACCCCCGCGAGTGGGGGAGGGGTGGCGGCGGCACCCGCCCCACCGCACGGCCCCGCTCAGCTGCCCACCGCGGGGAGAGGGAGCACGGAAGAGCCTGGCACCGACCGCCGCCGCCGGAAGCAGGCGATACGCTTCCGGGTGTGCGTGGGGCGGGTGACAGGGATCGGAGTGACAGGTGTCCCCAgctccgcccccgcccgccgATTGGCGCCGCGCGGGGGccgccgggagctgtagttccCGCCCCTGCGCGGGGGGTGGCGGTGTTGGCGCACCCTCCCCGCGCGGGCCCGCGCTGCCCAATCCCGAGCGCGCGACGGCCCCctcagggcggcggcggcgggacccgCTGGAGCTGCGAGGGCCGCGACCGGCGGGAGGTGTCGTGCGGCCGCTCCCCTCGGGGCCGGcacggcgggcggcggcggcggtggcagcAGCGGGTGAGCGCGGCGTGGCCTGGCGGCCCGGCCCGTGTTTTGTTTCCGTTTCTCCCCGGCGCCGCGAGTCTCATTTCCGTTTCGGGTTCAAACAACGACGAGGCGccgcggggaggaggagggggggaagcgggcggggtggcggggggagaACCGGGGCCTGCGGGGAGGAGCGGCCTCGCCCAGCCGCGGATCTGCGCCGGCCTGGCtgcggcgccgcccgcccgcgggagGGCCGGTGGCGGCGGCCTCGCGGCCGGAGGAGCGGGCTGGGGCGCCGCGTCCCCAGGGGCCTCGGCGCCGCCGGGTCAGGCCGCGGGCGGGAAAtggagccggcggcggggcgcggggaaGGGCCCCCGGGCAGCgcggcggagcgggcgggcgggcgggggcgggtgAAGCCCTTCCCGCCGCAGGTCCTACGGCCCGGAGCGCGGTCCGCGAGTCTTCTCTGGGGCGTAAGAACTTCCCTCCACTTGTAAAAACTTACTTATCTTGGGTGAAAACGTAAGAGGGTATTTGGCACCTTACTGCGTTTGCTTCCTGGTGTTCCGCCAGGTACGTGCTGCACGTCCACTTCTCCCAGTTCGGATTTATTTTCTAACGTCTGACTGTTGATAAGGAAGAAAACCACTTGAAATCTGGCGTGACTCCACCCCGTTTGGTGGTCCGCTGTCTTTGTCTTAAATCCGAACTGGCTGATAACTTGTAAAAGCTGATCTGGAAGGGATAGGTTGTCTGCTTTGTTACCTAGTTTGTGTTGGTATTTACAATTCGAATAATAATAGGGATGGATAGTACCGAATGCTCCACGAACACCGGAGCTTCTCGGGAGCACAAGTATCTCCAGTGATTGGGTTTCAGTATCAGTTGATAATGCATGTGGGCTCCAGCAGTTGCCCCCACTTCACAATTACCTGGTAGGATAACAAACGCTAATTCTACTAGTGGAGTTTGTGCCTGTATCATGATGGGCTTGTTACTTGCTTAATTCCTTGTGTtctagagaaaagaaaagatagaTCTTAACAGAACAGTGGGACTTCTCACCTGACTGCAAAAAGTGAAACTGTAAAAAATACTGGAGTAGCACTGGGCTGTTGTGCAGGGGCAAAACAGGCTCTGTTGACAAGTGCCTTCTCTTGCTTAAGTTAGTGGAGGTCTGTGTCGGGCATTACGGTCAGATTCCTTCTTGGATAACAGGTAAGTCTTAGGGCTTTTTAGGTTGAAGGGAAATTAAAAACTAACAGATCAGTTGGCCATAccttccacaaatcaagcacagtTTTATATGTTCCTCCGAACAAATGCATCCTGTAGCAACAAATTTCTCCAGACTTTGTGTGAAGTGTTTATATCATCGGGAATCTCTCTATTTCAGTATAGGAAACACTGAATAATTTTTCCCCATTAGGTTTCTCTGAACTGTTAATGACTTTTACAAGTTTTCATAATGTTACTCTTTCTCTTTCCACCTGTCATCTCCTTTCTTGCCATCCTTCATTCTGTGCCTGTGctcccccctcccacctccccagggtAACCAGAAACGTGGAGCCTGGAAGAGGCAACCACAAACTGTCTTTGAAGAGTGAGTGAACAGTTACTAGTCCAGCTGCCAATTTGGAGTCCAATCCATAGGGACTTCAAAATGTCTTACCTACTTCTACACAGCAACTATGCTGTTCTAATGTTTATTCACTGTGCATCACTTTGTATTTACCAATATTGAGTATTTTCTGccagaaataattcaaaatggTGAGTCCCTGCAGGTCTGTGCAGTTCTCAATAAATAACTTACGAGTACGTCAAGGAACAGAAATCTCCTCACAAAACTCCTTTCGTCACAGAAAAAATGATAACTTACtcttgttgttttgggtttttaatcTGATTGCTAATACAGGAAAGAATTTCCCCCCTTTTTCATGATACCAGTTAGCTTCTTTGGGAGTATTCAGTGAGGGACTTTGCTCAAACCTTAGTTTCGAAAAATCTTCTAACAGTCAACCAGATCACCTGTAACCATGCAGGTGTCAGTTCTTTCAGATACTTAATTAAGCTTCTCTGCATTCTTCAGAAATGGTGTTTCATTCTTCCCCATTTATCATGAAGATGATATACGAGATTAAGCGATACAGGAATTGGACTTCCAGGGCCCTGTCAGTGGGCACTACCACTGCAGTTCAGTGGACCCTACCCTGGCAGTTCGGGGATTTTCACAGAGCCAGGTCTGTGAGCAGAAAAGATCCTGGTTTTGCTTCTAGTGGTGAGATACTTAATGAGGTGCCCTTTGCTTCCTGTCTAGCTGTGGTAGCTTCTTACAGATTGATATCACATGCAGGACTTGATTTCTTCAAAACTAGTTTTAGATAATAGTTTTTGAAGGAGATAATAAGATGAGTAGTTTGAATTTCTTTACACATTTTCTCTAACAACTGTACAACTTAGTTGGCTATTATTCCTTTTGAGAAATGTTAAAGTTTAATGAGTTCCCTTATTAAGTTGTCTTTAATAAATTGTTCTAGTAGCAGTTGGGTTTGCAATAGAGTAGTCCCTG
Protein-coding regions in this window:
- the ATP5PF gene encoding ATP synthase peripheral stalk subunit F6, mitochondrial, whose translation is MILHQILRLSSIFRSAVSVHLRRNIGLSAIVFNKAKELDPVQKLFLDKIREYNTKSKQTGGPVDAGAEFQKDLDESLARLQRAYGEGDLTKFPEFKFEEPNFEETPK